One Halalkalicoccus sp. NIPERK01 DNA segment encodes these proteins:
- a CDS encoding 2Fe-2S iron-sulfur cluster-binding protein, with product MATYTVEFVGTDETIEVTDKQTVLSRCIEEGIAQEYSCRVGMCLACTAEIVEGEVTQPAARGLTEEEAEGFALTCMARPQSDLKLDRGKYPPSIAVDECANHTVNGSGSGPAAADD from the coding sequence ATGGCCACCTACACCGTCGAGTTCGTCGGCACCGACGAGACGATCGAGGTCACGGACAAACAGACGGTCCTCTCGCGGTGCATCGAGGAGGGGATCGCCCAGGAGTACTCCTGTCGGGTGGGGATGTGTCTGGCGTGTACCGCCGAGATCGTCGAGGGCGAGGTGACCCAGCCCGCCGCGCGCGGCCTCACCGAGGAGGAAGCCGAGGGGTTCGCGCTGACGTGTATGGCCCGCCCGCAGTCGGACCTGAAACTCGACCGCGGGAAGTACCCCCCGAGCATCGCCGTCGACGAATGCGCGAACCACACCGTCAACGGGTCGGGATCGGGCCCCGCCGCTGCCGACGATTAG
- a CDS encoding glucose 1-dehydrogenase encodes MDAIAVREGEHEPSVIDVPRPKPGAGEVLVRTLRVGVDGTDREVLEGGHGEFPEGEDYLILGHEAVGVVEDTNGTDYEEGDIVVPTVRRPPNGPNEYFERGEPDMAPEGQYHERGIVGAHGFMAEYFTSPAEYLVRIPDGQAPLGFLIEPISITEKALEHAYASRSAFEWNPESAVVLGNGSLGLLTLAMLVTTHPFERTYCVGRRDRPDPTIDVIEELGATYVDSRETPVDELPEAYEGMDLVYEATGYAKHAFQTIDALAPNGVGALLGVPGPWEFEIDGGKLHEEFVLHNKALVGSVNSHVGHFEAASDTLASLPESFLDALVTGVYGTSEWERAFADDDTTIKTAVEFATYEER; translated from the coding sequence ATGGACGCAATCGCGGTTCGAGAGGGCGAACACGAACCGAGCGTGATCGACGTTCCGAGGCCCAAACCGGGGGCGGGCGAGGTGCTGGTTCGCACCCTCCGGGTGGGCGTCGACGGGACGGACAGGGAGGTCCTCGAGGGCGGCCACGGGGAGTTCCCCGAGGGCGAGGACTACCTGATACTCGGCCACGAGGCGGTCGGCGTCGTCGAGGACACAAACGGGACCGACTACGAGGAGGGCGATATCGTGGTGCCGACGGTCCGGCGGCCGCCGAACGGCCCCAACGAGTACTTCGAACGGGGCGAGCCCGACATGGCCCCCGAGGGCCAGTACCACGAGCGGGGGATCGTCGGCGCACACGGGTTCATGGCCGAGTACTTCACGAGCCCCGCCGAGTACCTCGTGCGGATTCCCGACGGGCAGGCGCCGCTTGGCTTTCTGATCGAGCCGATCAGCATCACCGAGAAGGCGCTCGAACACGCCTACGCCTCGCGGTCGGCCTTCGAGTGGAACCCCGAGAGCGCCGTCGTCCTCGGCAACGGGAGTCTCGGACTGCTGACGCTGGCGATGCTCGTCACCACCCACCCCTTCGAGCGGACCTACTGTGTGGGCCGACGCGACCGGCCCGATCCGACCATCGACGTCATCGAGGAACTCGGTGCGACCTACGTCGACTCGCGGGAGACGCCCGTCGACGAACTCCCCGAGGCGTACGAGGGGATGGATCTGGTCTACGAGGCGACGGGCTACGCGAAACACGCCTTCCAGACGATCGACGCGCTCGCGCCCAACGGCGTCGGCGCCCTCTTGGGAGTGCCCGGCCCGTGGGAGTTCGAGATAGATGGAGGAAAGCTCCACGAGGAATTCGTCCTCCATAACAAGGCGCTCGTCGGCAGCGTCAACTCCCACGTGGGGCACTTCGAGGCCGCGAGCGACACCCTCGCGAGCCTCCCCGAGTCGTTCCTCGACGCGCTCGTGACCGGCGTCTACGGGACCTCCGAGTGGGAGCGGGCGTTCGCGGATGACGATACGACTATAAAAACGGCGGTCGAATTCGCCACGTATGAAGAACGTTGA
- a CDS encoding rhodanese-like domain-containing protein codes for MTREIGAERVERMWRAGEAFTLVDTRPEESFEAWHMPGAVNFTFGKEESLDGERAAEFDREVDGDRPIVTVCAKGISSHNFADELATAGYEDVAVIDGGMEAWSAVYDVVPIAFDSVEVVQIQRRAKGCLGYLVCDPGTREAAVVDATRHTEEFRGAAREREYEITAVLDTHVHADHVSGGRDLASELDVPYYLGERARERGLEYEYTPLERNEVLPIGDVDLKALSTPGHTSEMVNYLVGDTALLSADTLFVDGTGRTELEFSEDAGEAGARMQHGSIHRTLLAEPDSITVLPGHVTVTSEGEFEGGRPGEAIRATVGGLRTGLEVLDLDEEAFVERSLETLPEKPPNYERVIDVNRGKETVEDEEATELELGPNNCSA; via the coding sequence ATGACACGCGAGATCGGCGCCGAGCGCGTCGAGCGGATGTGGCGTGCGGGCGAGGCGTTCACGCTCGTCGACACCCGCCCCGAGGAGAGCTTCGAGGCGTGGCACATGCCGGGGGCGGTGAACTTCACCTTCGGCAAGGAGGAGTCGCTCGACGGGGAACGAGCGGCGGAGTTCGACCGCGAGGTGGACGGCGATCGGCCCATCGTCACTGTCTGTGCGAAGGGGATCTCCTCCCACAACTTCGCCGACGAACTCGCCACGGCGGGCTACGAGGACGTGGCCGTGATCGACGGCGGGATGGAGGCCTGGAGCGCCGTCTACGACGTGGTGCCGATCGCCTTCGATTCGGTCGAGGTCGTCCAGATCCAGCGCCGCGCGAAGGGCTGTCTGGGCTACCTGGTCTGCGATCCCGGGACGCGGGAGGCGGCGGTCGTCGACGCCACGCGCCACACCGAGGAGTTCCGCGGGGCCGCGCGCGAGCGCGAGTACGAGATCACCGCCGTCCTCGATACGCACGTCCACGCCGACCACGTCTCGGGCGGGCGCGACCTCGCCTCGGAACTCGACGTACCCTACTACCTCGGCGAGCGCGCCCGCGAGCGCGGACTGGAGTACGAATACACCCCCCTCGAACGCAACGAGGTCCTTCCGATAGGCGACGTCGACCTCAAGGCGCTCTCGACGCCGGGCCACACGAGCGAGATGGTGAACTACCTCGTGGGGGATACGGCGCTTCTGAGCGCCGACACGCTGTTCGTCGACGGCACCGGACGGACGGAACTCGAGTTCAGCGAGGACGCCGGCGAGGCGGGTGCGCGCATGCAACACGGGTCGATCCACCGGACCCTGCTGGCCGAACCCGACTCCATCACCGTTCTTCCGGGTCACGTCACCGTCACCAGCGAGGGCGAGTTCGAGGGCGGGCGGCCGGGCGAGGCGATCCGCGCGACGGTCGGGGGACTCAGGACCGGATTGGAAGTACTTGACCTCGACGAGGAGGCGTTCGTCGAGCGCAGTCTCGAAACCCTCCCGGAGAAGCCACCGAACTACGAGCGGGTGATCGACGTCAACCGGGGGAAGGAGACCGTCGAGGACGAGGAGGCGACCGAACTCGAACTCGGGCCGAACAACTGTAGCGCCTAG
- a CDS encoding acetamidase/formamidase family protein: MTPDDYEIDHELSDADENIHNAWDNDLDPVLTVEPGEVVRFECRDALDGQVGPDSGVEDLANASFDPVHPLTGPVEIEGAEPGDALVVELLDFEHKGWGFTGFMPGEMGLGLLPEEFDEAGLYVWDLEGETAEFVDGIEIPVDMFPGTIGNAPASAGEHDTLPPRDVGGNMDVKQMTAGSTVYLPVEVEGALFSTGDCHVAQGDGEVCVTGIEAPMFVTARFDLKKDAGFAQPRLETTGPFTATGEDEPMYGTTGISDDLMDATKKAVLHMIDHLVSERDLTREEAYILCSAAVDLKISEVVDAPNWTVTAFVPESIFP; this comes from the coding sequence ATGACACCTGACGACTACGAGATCGACCACGAACTGAGCGACGCGGACGAGAACATCCACAACGCCTGGGACAACGACCTCGACCCCGTTCTGACGGTCGAACCCGGCGAGGTCGTCCGCTTCGAGTGTCGGGACGCCCTCGACGGACAGGTCGGACCCGATTCGGGGGTTGAGGACCTCGCGAACGCCAGTTTCGACCCGGTCCACCCGCTGACGGGGCCCGTCGAAATCGAGGGCGCGGAACCGGGCGACGCGCTGGTCGTCGAACTCCTCGATTTCGAGCACAAGGGCTGGGGGTTTACGGGATTCATGCCCGGCGAGATGGGTCTCGGCCTGCTCCCCGAGGAGTTCGACGAGGCGGGACTGTACGTCTGGGATCTGGAGGGCGAGACGGCGGAGTTCGTCGACGGCATCGAGATCCCCGTCGACATGTTCCCGGGGACGATCGGCAACGCGCCCGCCTCGGCGGGCGAACACGACACCCTTCCCCCCAGAGACGTCGGCGGGAACATGGACGTCAAACAGATGACCGCGGGTTCGACGGTCTACCTCCCCGTTGAGGTCGAAGGGGCGCTGTTCTCGACGGGCGACTGCCACGTCGCGCAGGGCGACGGCGAGGTCTGTGTGACTGGAATAGAGGCGCCGATGTTCGTCACCGCCCGGTTCGACCTGAAGAAGGACGCCGGCTTCGCCCAGCCCCGGCTGGAGACGACGGGCCCCTTTACCGCCACCGGCGAGGACGAGCCGATGTACGGCACGACGGGGATCAGCGACGACCTGATGGACGCGACGAAGAAGGCGGTCTTACACATGATCGACCACCTCGTGAGCGAGCGCGACCTCACCCGCGAGGAGGCGTACATCCTCTGTTCCGCGGCGGTCGACCTCAAGATCAGCGAGGTGGTCGACGCCCCGAACTGGACGGTCACCGCGTTCGTCCCCGAGAGCATCTTCCCCTAG
- a CDS encoding HAD hydrolase family protein, producing MKRYDQLYRLYEAFPVDTLRAYQDFVELFPPVASRVALEHWEEASDELDRRKSAIERAFVDGEAFAEIAAHATRQQAFTALDLHSKYDRAVNVLVLDVDETLRSAGETDNEIPRETLSLLTEFHEAGIPIVICTGQTLENVKGFMIQGLGSELVHSGDLSIVYEAGTGVFTPGHGADTKHLLYEDLEEEIVSIFDHLRSRVLREAPEDLRRGCHLQGNEFNVTMKPNFEIGSEKAVGIIDDALVYELDLLGEAVAGTTDREPADVREFSRAFYAESDPEIRAVLDDAGSIPDPGAIPDDVEAFFERIDVAYYEGDAAEIGSLELNKVVGVEAAFSVLGIDDPFALVMGDSKSDLRVMEWVAGERSGIGAAPEHASADVLEFVRGADDLVFDRGRSADMLRTAYALNRLAALD from the coding sequence ATGAAACGATACGATCAGTTGTACCGCCTCTACGAGGCGTTCCCCGTCGACACCCTGCGCGCGTATCAGGATTTCGTCGAGCTGTTTCCACCCGTCGCCTCGCGGGTCGCGCTCGAACACTGGGAGGAGGCGAGCGACGAACTCGACCGGCGGAAGTCGGCGATCGAGCGCGCCTTCGTCGACGGCGAAGCGTTCGCGGAGATCGCGGCCCACGCGACCCGCCAGCAGGCGTTTACGGCGCTCGATCTCCACTCGAAGTACGATCGGGCGGTGAACGTCCTCGTCCTCGACGTCGACGAGACGCTTCGGTCGGCGGGGGAGACCGACAACGAGATCCCCCGCGAGACGCTCTCGCTGCTGACGGAGTTCCACGAGGCCGGCATCCCGATCGTGATCTGTACGGGCCAAACCCTGGAGAACGTCAAGGGCTTCATGATTCAGGGGCTCGGCAGCGAACTCGTCCACTCGGGGGACCTCTCGATCGTCTACGAGGCCGGCACCGGCGTGTTCACGCCGGGCCACGGCGCCGACACCAAACACTTGCTCTACGAGGACCTGGAGGAGGAGATCGTCTCGATCTTCGATCACCTCCGGTCACGGGTGCTTCGCGAGGCACCCGAGGACCTGCGGCGGGGCTGCCACCTGCAGGGCAACGAGTTCAACGTCACGATGAAGCCCAACTTCGAGATCGGGTCGGAGAAGGCGGTGGGGATCATCGACGACGCGCTCGTCTACGAACTCGATCTCCTGGGGGAGGCGGTCGCCGGGACGACCGACCGGGAACCCGCCGACGTCCGCGAGTTCTCGCGCGCCTTCTACGCCGAGAGCGATCCCGAGATCCGGGCAGTCCTCGACGACGCCGGCTCGATCCCCGATCCCGGGGCGATCCCCGACGACGTCGAGGCGTTCTTCGAGCGGATCGACGTCGCCTACTACGAGGGCGACGCCGCCGAGATCGGTTCTCTAGAGCTCAACAAGGTAGTCGGTGTCGAGGCCGCCTTCTCCGTGCTGGGGATCGACGACCCCTTCGCGCTCGTGATGGGCGACTCGAAGAGCGACCTCCGGGTGATGGAGTGGGTCGCCGGGGAGAGGTCCGGAATCGGGGCCGCGCCCGAACACGCCTCGGCGGACGTCCTCGAGTTCGTGCGGGGGGCCGACGACCTCGTCTTCGACCGGGGGCGCAGCGCCGACATGCTGCGGACCGCCTACGCGCTCAACCGGCTCGCGGCGCTCGACTAG
- a CDS encoding geranylgeranyl reductase family protein: MTAREVDGDGESSAGKRTASRSVDVAVVGAGTAGCYAAATIASEGYDVLVLERKTREEAGHIACGDALKGAGEFPDAIPRSKLDRAMTNTEVDHGRFELPEHDTVLEIPVPGELAVIDRWEYGRAIIEGADEAGAEFCYDTVVQDVIQDGNRVTGLKARRKGEPLTVEAGITIDGAGALSILQDKADLADTTFDTNVTYSQFCSAYREIVHVEQEVEWKDALVFKPTKRAAGYLWYFPRTGTEINAGLGFQMNEEPMELVEDLKRDLRERPEFEGARVTDKLGAALPTRRPYDSAVAPGFMAVGDAAGHVNPTTGGGIAGAAYAGEYAGEQAIRAIESGDTGEAALWDYNERVMDHYGGRYAALDVYNVMATAVDVSDLTSLLVSLPGENLAEALYSGSTDFGLKLKLKAAIGSFGHWGTILDFYRTKRLADELLDHYERYPDRPSALAGWQRERDAIMDRIYETTGAEAKY, translated from the coding sequence ATGACTGCACGCGAGGTCGACGGCGACGGGGAATCCTCGGCGGGTAAACGGACCGCTTCGAGGTCCGTTGACGTCGCCGTCGTCGGGGCCGGCACGGCGGGCTGTTACGCGGCGGCGACGATCGCGAGCGAGGGCTACGACGTCCTCGTCCTCGAACGAAAGACGAGAGAGGAGGCGGGCCACATCGCCTGCGGGGACGCCCTCAAGGGCGCGGGCGAGTTCCCCGACGCGATCCCCCGCTCGAAACTCGACCGGGCGATGACCAACACCGAGGTCGATCACGGCCGGTTCGAACTCCCGGAACACGACACCGTCCTCGAGATTCCCGTTCCCGGAGAGCTCGCGGTGATCGACCGCTGGGAGTACGGGAGGGCGATCATCGAGGGGGCCGACGAGGCCGGTGCGGAGTTCTGCTACGACACCGTCGTCCAGGACGTGATCCAGGACGGGAACCGGGTCACGGGGCTGAAGGCCCGCCGGAAGGGCGAGCCCCTGACCGTCGAGGCCGGGATCACGATCGACGGGGCCGGGGCGCTCTCGATCCTGCAGGACAAGGCCGACCTCGCCGATACCACGTTCGACACGAACGTCACCTACTCGCAGTTCTGTTCCGCATACAGAGAAATCGTCCACGTCGAACAGGAGGTCGAGTGGAAGGACGCGCTCGTCTTCAAGCCGACCAAACGCGCCGCCGGATACCTCTGGTATTTCCCGCGGACGGGCACCGAGATCAACGCCGGACTCGGCTTCCAGATGAACGAGGAGCCGATGGAGTTGGTCGAGGACCTCAAACGCGACCTGCGCGAGCGCCCGGAGTTCGAGGGCGCGAGGGTGACGGACAAACTCGGGGCCGCGCTCCCCACGAGACGGCCCTACGATTCGGCGGTCGCGCCGGGGTTCATGGCGGTCGGCGACGCCGCGGGCCACGTCAACCCGACCACGGGAGGAGGGATCGCGGGGGCGGCCTACGCCGGCGAGTACGCGGGCGAGCAGGCCATTCGGGCGATCGAGTCGGGCGACACCGGCGAGGCGGCGCTCTGGGACTACAACGAGCGCGTGATGGACCACTACGGCGGGCGTTACGCCGCCCTCGACGTCTACAACGTCATGGCGACCGCGGTCGACGTCTCCGATCTCACGAGCCTGCTCGTCTCCCTTCCCGGCGAGAACCTCGCCGAAGCGTTGTACTCGGGGAGTACGGACTTCGGGCTGAAGCTCAAGCTCAAGGCCGCGATCGGCAGCTTCGGCCACTGGGGGACGATCCTCGACTTCTACCGGACGAAGCGCCTCGCGGACGAACTGCTCGACCACTACGAGCGCTACCCGGACCGACCCTCGGCGCTCGCGGGCTGGCAACGCGAGCGCGACGCGATCATGGACCGGATCTACGAGACGACCGGCGCGGAAGCGAAGTACTAA
- a CDS encoding MOSC domain-containing protein encodes MPRVEQLFIAREDSAPMEPLEGIEAVEGGLEGDRYRTGKGYYSPFDVCEVTLIEGEAIDEIVEEFDIDLSDGRHRRNIVTRGVEVHDLLGATFSVGEAVLRGTRPRPPCAHVERVAGEDGVARALKNGRGGVCANVVEPGSIGVGDEIEVLEEDARTVGRKIADRLGL; translated from the coding sequence ATGCCACGGGTCGAGCAACTGTTCATCGCGCGGGAGGACTCCGCCCCGATGGAGCCCCTCGAAGGGATCGAGGCAGTCGAGGGCGGACTGGAGGGGGATCGCTACCGGACGGGCAAGGGCTACTACTCGCCGTTCGACGTCTGTGAGGTGACGCTGATCGAGGGCGAGGCGATCGACGAAATAGTAGAGGAGTTCGACATCGACCTCTCCGACGGGAGACACCGCCGCAATATCGTCACCCGCGGGGTCGAGGTCCACGACCTGCTGGGGGCGACCTTTTCCGTCGGCGAGGCGGTCCTCCGGGGCACGCGCCCGCGCCCGCCGTGTGCCCACGTCGAGCGGGTCGCCGGCGAGGACGGGGTCGCCCGCGCGCTGAAGAACGGACGCGGCGGGGTCTGTGCGAACGTCGTCGAACCCGGTTCGATCGGGGTGGGCGACGAGATCGAAGTGCTCGAAGAGGACGCCCGGACGGTGGGCCGGAAGATCGCCGACAGACTGGGCCTCTAG
- a CDS encoding mandelate racemase/muconate lactonizing enzyme family protein → MKITEVETFVVDADWRNWFFVQVHTDEGISGVGEALSGEGLTAALEATADAHKHYLIGEDPLNRKAINRRLTRDPFAWRAGKLINAVANAFDIALLDIAGKHYGEPVWKLLGGKIHDEIPVYANGWHIGERSPENYAHHAEKAVEEQEYPALKCDPFAHYEYSLTDDQIGEVADLLEAVREAVGWDVGIALDCHGRFSRRGAIEVANGLEEYDIMFLEEPVELEDRQVMAEITKQVNMPVATGERIYNNETMADLIRTQACDIVQPDVTNYGSIQALQHAAEMAKSRYMTFAPHNPNAGVSTAAALHLCAGIENLEVLEHMSRDVPWGDEIVKHDFEVSDGTLEVPDEPGLGVEFDAEAAREHPGEQKDSHSLFDAEGALKRP, encoded by the coding sequence ATGAAGATTACAGAGGTCGAGACGTTCGTCGTCGACGCCGACTGGCGCAACTGGTTCTTCGTCCAGGTCCACACCGACGAGGGGATCAGCGGCGTCGGGGAAGCCCTCTCCGGCGAGGGGCTGACCGCCGCGCTCGAAGCCACCGCTGATGCGCACAAGCACTACCTCATCGGCGAGGACCCGCTGAACCGAAAGGCGATCAACCGCCGGCTCACGCGCGATCCGTTCGCGTGGCGCGCGGGCAAACTCATCAACGCCGTCGCCAACGCCTTCGACATCGCGCTGCTGGACATCGCGGGCAAGCACTACGGCGAGCCCGTCTGGAAGCTGCTCGGCGGGAAGATTCACGACGAGATCCCCGTCTACGCCAACGGCTGGCACATCGGCGAGCGTTCCCCCGAGAACTACGCCCACCACGCCGAGAAAGCCGTCGAGGAACAGGAGTACCCCGCGCTGAAGTGCGACCCCTTCGCCCACTACGAGTACTCCCTCACCGACGACCAGATCGGGGAGGTCGCCGACCTGCTCGAGGCGGTCCGCGAGGCCGTCGGCTGGGACGTCGGCATCGCGCTCGACTGTCACGGCCGGTTCTCGCGGCGCGGGGCGATCGAGGTCGCGAACGGACTGGAGGAGTACGACATCATGTTCCTCGAGGAGCCCGTCGAACTCGAAGACAGGCAGGTGATGGCCGAGATCACCAAGCAGGTGAACATGCCCGTCGCGACCGGCGAGCGCATCTACAACAACGAGACGATGGCCGACCTGATCCGCACGCAGGCGTGTGATATCGTCCAGCCCGACGTCACCAACTACGGCAGCATCCAGGCGCTCCAGCACGCCGCCGAGATGGCGAAATCCCGCTACATGACCTTCGCGCCGCACAACCCCAACGCGGGCGTCTCGACGGCCGCGGCGCTCCACCTGTGTGCCGGCATCGAAAATCTGGAAGTGCTCGAACACATGAGCCGGGACGTCCCGTGGGGCGACGAGATCGTCAAACACGACTTCGAAGTGAGCGACGGCACCCTCGAGGTGCCCGACGAACCGGGGCTGGGCGTCGAGTTCGACGCCGAGGCCGCCCGCGAGCACCCCGGCGAACAGAAGGACAGCCACAGCCTCTTCGACGCCGAGGGCGCGCTCAAGCGGCCGTAG
- a CDS encoding mandelate racemase/muconate lactonizing enzyme family protein → MVRDYRQLHDPNAEYTMRELSSDTMGLAAKRGGGRDVSITDVQTTMVDGNFPWTLVRIYTDAGIVGTGEAYWGAGVPELIDRMTPFLVGENPLDIDRLYEHLIQKMSGEGSIAGVTVTAVSGIEIALHDLAGKILDVPAYQLLGGKYRDEVRVYCDCHAGDESEPDSNAAEAERVVEELGYDALKFDLDVPSGHEKDRANRHLSDREIDHKVNIVEAVTDRVGDRADVAFDCHWSFTGGSAKRLAARLEEYPIWWLEDPVPPENHDVQREVTQSTSTPIAAGENVYRKHGQRRLVDQQAVDILAPDLPKVGGMRETRKIADLADTYYMPIAMHNVSSPVATMASAHVASAIPNSLAVEFHSYQLGWWEDLVEESVIEDGYIEIPEEPGLGLTLDLDTVSEYMVSGEELFDEA, encoded by the coding sequence ATGGTTCGTGACTACCGACAACTGCACGACCCCAACGCCGAGTACACGATGCGGGAGCTTTCGTCTGATACGATGGGACTGGCCGCGAAACGGGGCGGCGGGCGCGACGTCTCGATCACCGACGTCCAGACCACGATGGTCGACGGGAACTTCCCGTGGACCCTCGTCAGGATCTACACCGACGCCGGCATCGTCGGCACGGGCGAGGCCTACTGGGGGGCGGGTGTTCCCGAACTGATCGACCGGATGACGCCGTTTCTCGTCGGGGAGAACCCGCTCGATATCGACCGGCTCTACGAGCACCTCATCCAGAAGATGTCTGGCGAGGGCTCGATCGCGGGCGTGACCGTCACCGCCGTTTCGGGCATCGAGATCGCGCTGCACGATCTGGCGGGGAAGATCCTCGACGTGCCCGCCTACCAGCTCCTCGGGGGCAAGTACCGCGACGAGGTGCGGGTCTACTGTGACTGTCACGCGGGCGACGAGAGCGAACCCGACTCCAACGCCGCCGAGGCCGAACGCGTCGTCGAGGAACTCGGCTACGACGCCCTGAAGTTCGACCTCGACGTGCCCAGCGGCCACGAGAAGGACCGCGCGAACCGCCACCTCAGTGATCGAGAAATCGACCACAAGGTGAACATCGTCGAGGCCGTCACCGACCGCGTCGGCGACCGGGCGGACGTCGCCTTCGACTGTCACTGGTCGTTCACCGGCGGGAGCGCCAAACGACTGGCCGCCCGATTGGAGGAGTACCCGATCTGGTGGCTCGAGGACCCCGTCCCCCCGGAGAACCACGACGTCCAGCGTGAGGTCACCCAGAGCACGTCGACGCCGATCGCCGCCGGCGAGAACGTCTATCGCAAGCACGGCCAGCGCCGCCTGGTCGACCAGCAGGCCGTCGACATTCTCGCGCCCGACCTGCCCAAAGTGGGCGGGATGCGCGAGACCCGCAAGATCGCGGACCTCGCCGACACCTACTACATGCCGATCGCGATGCACAACGTTTCCTCGCCCGTGGCGACGATGGCGAGCGCCCACGTCGCGAGTGCGATCCCCAACTCGTTGGCGGTCGAGTTCCACTCCTACCAGTTGGGCTGGTGGGAAGACCTCGTCGAGGAGAGCGTCATCGAGGACGGGTATATCGAGATTCCCGAGGAGCCGGGACTCGGCCTCACGCTCGACCTCGATACCGTCTCCGAGTACATGGTTTCGGGTGAGGAGTTGTTCGACGAAGCGTAG
- a CDS encoding pyridoxamine 5'-phosphate oxidase family protein — protein sequence MELVEDTLAVDLDTFLARPLFCFLATSSPDGPRVSPLWYLWEDDAVWIAVNPDLKSYPGRIESDPRTALAVVDFDASRGLVQHVGMRGEASVEAFDSGRAKRLFRRYLGPEEGWDGRFHAVFERSDRYRLVRFEPETVVARDQTYAPGGL from the coding sequence ATGGAACTCGTCGAAGACACGCTGGCGGTCGATCTCGACACCTTCCTCGCCCGACCGCTCTTTTGTTTCCTCGCGACCAGTTCTCCCGACGGTCCCAGAGTGTCGCCGCTGTGGTACCTCTGGGAGGACGACGCGGTCTGGATCGCCGTCAACCCCGACCTGAAGAGCTATCCGGGGCGGATCGAATCGGATCCTCGGACCGCGCTCGCGGTCGTCGACTTCGACGCTTCTCGAGGATTGGTCCAACACGTCGGGATGCGCGGGGAGGCGAGCGTCGAGGCGTTCGACTCCGGGAGAGCGAAACGGCTGTTCCGGCGGTATCTCGGCCCCGAGGAGGGGTGGGACGGACGGTTTCACGCCGTCTTCGAGCGGAGCGATCGCTATCGGCTCGTCCGGTTCGAACCCGAGACCGTCGTCGCGCGCGATCAGACGTACGCGCCGGGCGGGTTATAG
- a CDS encoding dihydrodipicolinate synthase family protein, translating into MHTGSDDLLALSGVIPPTITVFDDEEEVDYERTADHARYVVDGGAHGVFPLGTNGEFPLLTGAERKGVIEAVTEEIDEVPVIAGVGAPSTHESVEAAEHAESVGADGLVVVTPYYYPLDGEAAINHYRRVAEAVDLPIYIYHIPSKTGNALSLETLDALAEIGNVAGVKDSSKDVPWLAQAIDAHPELTFLAGSDSLLFPGLEIGCSGMVSAVANVFPELVVDLYEAYDAGEEERARELQSDVYDVRDAIKYGAYMAGVKSALPHVGFEAGPLRSPLRTMDAESEEAMVADLEDLDLL; encoded by the coding sequence ATGCACACCGGCTCGGACGATCTACTGGCGCTGTCGGGCGTGATCCCGCCGACGATCACCGTCTTCGACGACGAGGAGGAGGTCGACTACGAACGGACCGCTGACCACGCGCGCTACGTCGTCGACGGCGGCGCACACGGCGTCTTCCCGCTCGGCACCAACGGCGAGTTTCCCCTGCTGACCGGCGCGGAACGAAAGGGCGTGATCGAGGCCGTCACGGAGGAGATCGACGAGGTCCCCGTGATCGCGGGCGTGGGTGCGCCGAGCACCCACGAGTCCGTCGAGGCCGCAGAACACGCCGAATCCGTCGGCGCGGACGGCCTCGTCGTCGTCACGCCCTACTACTACCCGCTGGATGGCGAGGCCGCCATCAATCACTACCGGCGCGTGGCGGAGGCGGTGGACCTTCCCATCTATATCTACCACATCCCCAGCAAGACGGGCAACGCCCTCTCGCTCGAGACGCTGGATGCGCTCGCGGAGATCGGGAACGTCGCGGGGGTCAAGGACTCGAGCAAGGACGTCCCGTGGCTCGCCCAGGCGATCGACGCCCACCCCGAACTGACCTTTCTTGCAGGATCCGACTCGCTGCTGTTCCCCGGCCTCGAGATCGGTTGCTCCGGCATGGTCAGCGCCGTCGCGAACGTCTTTCCCGAACTCGTCGTCGACCTCTACGAGGCCTACGACGCCGGCGAGGAAGAGCGCGCTCGCGAACTCCAGAGCGACGTCTACGACGTGCGCGATGCGATCAAGTACGGCGCGTACATGGCCGGCGTCAAGAGCGCGCTTCCCCACGTCGGCTTCGAGGCCGGCCCGCTCCGCAGCCCCCTCCGGACGATGGACGCCGAGAGCGAGGAGGCGATGGTCGCCGACCTCGAGGACCTCGACCTGCTATAA